A genome region from Burkholderiales bacterium includes the following:
- a CDS encoding transcriptional regulator produces MSAQITPFPSFDKAIDRRPLHHEVAARLRDMIIQGELAPGARLNERVLCQQLGISRTPLREALKVLATEGLVELLPNRGAVVTQLTLRAVREIFEVMGALERLAGELACRNATDADIAEIRALHYQMMAHYARGDLAGYFRYNQQIHIKLVECTGNATLAATYRNLNAHVRRARYMANLSRERWDKAVQEHEEILDALTRRDSARLQGLLQDHLGNKMLVVLEALTAQPAPAKTAAP; encoded by the coding sequence ATGAGCGCCCAGATCACCCCCTTTCCCAGCTTCGACAAAGCCATCGACCGCCGACCCCTGCACCACGAGGTGGCGGCCCGGCTGCGGGACATGATCATCCAGGGGGAGCTCGCCCCGGGGGCGCGCCTCAACGAGCGGGTGCTGTGCCAGCAGCTCGGCATTTCCCGCACGCCCCTGCGGGAAGCCCTCAAGGTGCTGGCCACGGAGGGGCTGGTGGAGCTGCTGCCCAACCGGGGGGCGGTGGTCACCCAGCTCACCCTGCGCGCGGTGCGGGAGATCTTCGAAGTCATGGGCGCCTTGGAGCGTCTCGCCGGAGAGCTCGCGTGCCGCAACGCCACCGACGCCGACATCGCCGAGATCCGGGCGCTCCATTACCAGATGATGGCCCATTACGCCCGCGGCGACCTGGCGGGCTATTTCCGCTACAACCAGCAGATCCACATCAAACTGGTGGAGTGCACCGGCAACGCCACCCTGGCAGCCACCTACCGCAACTTGAACGCCCACGTGCGCCGCGCCCGCTACATGGCCAACCTGTCCCGGGAGCGGTGGGACAAGGCGGTGCAGGAGCACGAGGAGATCCTGGACGCCCTCACCCGGCGGGACAGCGCCCGGCTCCAGGGCCTGCTCCAGGATCACCTGGGGAACAAGATGTTGGTGGTGCTGGAGGCCTTGACCGCCCAGCCCGCGCCCGCCAAAACGGCCGCGCCGTGA
- a CDS encoding HicB family protein: MEKQLTAIIEREGDDYVALCPELDIASQGDTIEQARDNLREALELFFQSASPEEIAQRFHEEVFVTRVGVAIG, translated from the coding sequence ATGGAAAAACAACTTACTGCAATCATCGAGCGGGAAGGAGACGACTATGTGGCGCTCTGCCCGGAACTGGATATCGCGAGTCAAGGCGACACCATTGAACAGGCGCGTGACAATCTGCGGGAGGCCCTTGAGCTCTTCTTCCAGTCCGCATCACCTGAGGAGATCGCCCAGCGATTTCATGAGGAGGTGTTCGTGACGCGAGTGGGCGTGGCCATTGGGTAA
- a CDS encoding membrane protein, with amino-acid sequence MATALLVLGILALVLINVPIAVALGIAATVAIVVSQGVESLPNLAIVMYNGATNFPLIAIPLFILAGAIMNTSGISRRLIAFASALLGFIRGGLAMVNVGTSLFFAEISGSAVADVAALGSVLMPAMKKKGYPGPFTAAITSSSASLAIIIPPSIPMILYAVMSGSSVVQLFVAGIIPGVLGGLLMMALCYYYARKYDWPVEEAFQLKRLWATFKDASLAFLLPLIILGGIFGGLVTATEGAGLAVVAAIAIAVYYREIDWPQLRAAIVDGAVQTAVVMLLVASSALLGVYLTEEQVPQRLAQAIAELTSNKHLILALFNLFFLAVGLFLHSAAAIILVVPIVMPVVNAVGIDPVHFGLVVTLNLAIGQQTPPVASVLMTACSIAKENIWDVTKANLPFIGVLLLVLLLVTYVPAIPLSLVNLFYR; translated from the coding sequence ATGGCGACCGCGCTCCTCGTCCTAGGCATCCTCGCCCTGGTGCTGATCAACGTGCCCATCGCCGTGGCCCTGGGCATCGCCGCCACCGTCGCCATCGTGGTGAGCCAAGGGGTGGAGTCCCTGCCCAATCTGGCCATCGTCATGTACAACGGGGCCACCAACTTCCCCTTGATCGCCATACCGCTCTTCATCCTGGCGGGTGCGATCATGAACACCTCGGGGATCTCCCGGCGGCTCATCGCCTTCGCCTCCGCGCTGCTGGGGTTCATCCGCGGGGGACTCGCCATGGTGAATGTGGGCACTTCCCTCTTCTTCGCCGAGATCTCGGGCTCGGCGGTGGCCGACGTGGCGGCCCTCGGCTCGGTGCTCATGCCGGCGATGAAAAAGAAGGGCTATCCCGGCCCCTTCACCGCCGCCATCACCTCTTCCTCCGCCTCCCTGGCCATTATCATCCCCCCTTCCATCCCCATGATCCTGTACGCGGTCATGTCCGGAAGCTCGGTGGTGCAGCTTTTCGTCGCCGGCATCATCCCCGGCGTGCTGGGGGGGCTGCTCATGATGGCGCTCTGCTACTACTACGCACGCAAGTACGACTGGCCGGTGGAGGAGGCCTTCCAGTTGAAGCGGCTGTGGGCCACCTTCAAGGACGCCTCCCTCGCATTTCTATTGCCGCTCATCATTCTCGGCGGCATCTTCGGGGGCCTGGTCACCGCCACCGAAGGGGCAGGGCTGGCGGTGGTGGCGGCCATCGCCATCGCCGTGTACTACCGGGAGATTGACTGGCCCCAGCTTCGGGCGGCCATCGTCGACGGCGCCGTGCAGACGGCGGTGGTGATGCTGCTGGTGGCCTCCTCGGCGCTGCTGGGGGTGTACCTTACCGAGGAGCAGGTGCCCCAGCGGCTGGCCCAGGCCATCGCCGAGCTCACCTCGAACAAGCACCTGATCCTGGCCCTGTTCAACCTGTTCTTCCTGGCGGTAGGCTTGTTCCTGCACTCGGCGGCAGCCATCATCCTGGTGGTGCCCATCGTCATGCCGGTGGTGAACGCCGTGGGCATCGACCCGGTGCACTTCGGGCTGGTGGTGACCCTGAATCTCGCCATCGGCCAGCAGACTCCGCCCGTGGCGAGCGTGTTGATGACCGCCTGCTCCATCGCCAAGGAAAACATCTGGGACGTGACCAAGGCCAATCTCCCCTTCATCGGCGTGCTGCTCCTGGTGCTGCTCCTGGTGACCTACGTGCCGGCGATTCCCCTGTCGCTGGTTAACCTGTTCTATCGTTGA
- a CDS encoding glycolate oxidase, which yields MNDPAFPPTRSSAGERSLLAERLAREIEGEVLFDAFSRGRYSTDASIYQIEPVGVAVPKSEDDVARALAVAADLGVPLLPRGAGTSQCGQTVGEALVIDHSKYLREIVAFDPEARTVTVQPGIVLDRLNAFLRPHGLWYPVDVSTAAQATLGGMAGNNSCGARSLAYGNMVHNVLEVEALLASGERLTFGPVPEAGKPVPGPPVYRRLVETVRALYRREREEIAARVPKVMRRVAGYNLDLADDEGPFNMAHLLVGSEGTLAYFQRLKLKLASLPPHKTLGVVHFASFYKAMESTQHIVRLEPAAVELVDRTMVELSREIAQFRDTVAKFIRGEPEAILLVEFAGEDRDEQLAKLKRLGELMGDLGLPGSVVEVIDPALQKDVWEVRKAGLNIMMSMKGDGKPVSFIEDCAVPLEHLADYTERLTRVFEKHGTRGTWYAHASVGCLHVRPVLNLKSEEGAQKMRAIAEEACALVKEYKGSYSGEHGDGLVRSEWIEPIYGPRLVRAFEEVKRAFDPQGLMNPGKIVHPLRMDDRRLFRFKPGYRTLPLDTALDWSEYEAGPSRGPGGGFAAAVEMCNNNGHCRKFDAGVMCPSYRVTRDEQHLTRGRANTLRLALSGQLGPDAFTSPAMYETLALCVSCKGCRRECPTGVDMARMKIEFLHHYHRRHPRSLKDQLVAHLPRYAPWAARLAPLLNLRDRLPGLAALSERLLGLSARRSLPRWRRDFFRPQEAGRPAATPVGEVVLLADTFNTYFEPENLRAALRVLAAAGYRVAVAAPAHGGRPLCCGRTYLASGMVEEARAEAQRLIAALQPFVARGVPVVGLEPSCLLTLRDELPAMLPGLEAQALSRRALLFEEFLVEARDAGRLELSLGSLQASRVLVHGHCHQKAFGAFSSVVQALRMIPGLQVETIESSCCGMAGAFGFDAAYYDVSMKMAELSLLPAVRAAGPEALLVADGTSCRHQIRDGAGRTALHAARVLEQALLAPQP from the coding sequence GTGAACGATCCCGCCTTCCCGCCCACCCGCTCCTCCGCGGGGGAGCGGAGCCTCCTGGCCGAGCGCCTCGCGCGGGAGATCGAAGGGGAGGTGCTGTTCGACGCCTTCTCCCGGGGCCGCTACTCCACCGACGCCTCCATCTACCAGATCGAGCCGGTGGGGGTGGCGGTGCCCAAAAGCGAGGACGACGTGGCCCGCGCCCTGGCGGTCGCCGCGGACCTGGGCGTGCCCCTGCTCCCCCGGGGCGCCGGCACCTCCCAGTGCGGCCAGACCGTGGGGGAGGCCCTGGTCATCGACCACAGCAAGTACCTGCGGGAGATCGTCGCCTTCGACCCCGAGGCGCGCACCGTCACCGTGCAGCCGGGCATCGTGCTGGATCGCCTGAACGCTTTTCTGCGCCCCCACGGCTTGTGGTACCCGGTGGACGTGTCCACCGCCGCCCAGGCCACCCTGGGCGGCATGGCGGGCAACAACAGTTGCGGAGCCCGCTCCCTCGCCTATGGCAACATGGTGCACAACGTGCTGGAGGTGGAGGCGCTGCTCGCGAGCGGCGAACGCCTGACCTTCGGTCCGGTGCCGGAAGCGGGAAAGCCCGTGCCCGGGCCACCTGTCTACCGGCGCTTGGTGGAAACCGTGCGCGCCCTGTACCGGCGCGAGCGGGAGGAGATCGCCGCCCGGGTCCCTAAAGTGATGCGCCGGGTGGCCGGGTACAACCTGGACCTGGCCGACGACGAGGGCCCCTTCAACATGGCCCATCTGCTGGTGGGCTCGGAAGGAACGCTCGCCTACTTCCAGCGGCTAAAGCTCAAGCTCGCTTCTTTGCCCCCCCACAAGACCCTGGGGGTGGTGCACTTCGCGAGCTTCTATAAGGCCATGGAGTCGACCCAGCACATCGTCAGGCTCGAGCCGGCGGCGGTGGAGTTGGTGGACCGCACCATGGTCGAGCTTTCTCGGGAGATCGCCCAGTTCCGCGACACGGTGGCGAAGTTCATCCGCGGCGAGCCCGAGGCGATCCTGCTGGTGGAGTTCGCGGGCGAGGACCGGGACGAGCAGCTCGCGAAGCTCAAGCGGTTAGGCGAGCTGATGGGCGACCTGGGCCTGCCCGGGAGCGTGGTGGAGGTGATCGACCCCGCGCTGCAGAAGGACGTGTGGGAGGTGCGCAAGGCCGGGCTCAACATCATGATGTCCATGAAGGGCGACGGCAAGCCGGTGTCCTTCATCGAGGACTGCGCCGTGCCCCTGGAGCACCTGGCCGACTACACCGAGCGCCTGACCCGGGTGTTCGAGAAGCACGGCACCCGGGGAACCTGGTACGCCCACGCCTCGGTCGGCTGTCTCCACGTGCGGCCGGTGCTCAACTTAAAGAGCGAAGAAGGCGCGCAGAAGATGCGGGCCATCGCCGAGGAAGCCTGCGCGCTGGTCAAGGAATACAAGGGCTCCTACTCCGGCGAGCACGGCGACGGGCTGGTGCGCTCGGAGTGGATCGAGCCCATCTACGGCCCGCGGCTCGTCCGAGCGTTCGAAGAGGTGAAGCGGGCTTTCGATCCCCAAGGTCTCATGAATCCCGGCAAGATCGTGCACCCTCTGCGGATGGACGATCGGAGGCTGTTCCGCTTCAAGCCGGGCTACCGCACCCTGCCCCTGGACACGGCCCTCGACTGGTCCGAATACGAAGCGGGGCCCAGCCGCGGCCCCGGCGGCGGCTTTGCCGCGGCGGTGGAGATGTGCAACAACAACGGCCACTGCCGCAAGTTCGACGCGGGGGTGATGTGTCCCTCCTACCGTGTCACCCGGGACGAGCAGCACCTGACCCGGGGGCGGGCCAACACCCTGCGTCTTGCCCTCTCCGGCCAGCTCGGTCCCGATGCGTTCACTTCCCCGGCCATGTACGAGACGCTGGCGCTGTGCGTCTCATGCAAGGGCTGCCGGCGGGAATGCCCCACGGGGGTGGACATGGCGCGGATGAAGATCGAGTTCCTCCATCACTATCACCGGCGCCATCCCCGTTCCCTCAAGGACCAGCTGGTGGCGCACCTTCCCCGCTATGCGCCGTGGGCAGCGCGGCTCGCGCCGCTCCTGAACCTGCGGGATCGTTTGCCCGGCCTGGCGGCCCTGAGCGAGCGCCTCCTGGGGCTTTCCGCCCGCCGGTCGCTCCCCCGCTGGCGGCGCGACTTCTTCCGCCCCCAAGAGGCCGGGCGCCCGGCTGCGACGCCGGTAGGAGAGGTGGTGCTCCTCGCCGACACCTTCAACACCTACTTCGAGCCGGAGAACCTGCGCGCGGCCCTGCGGGTGCTCGCCGCCGCCGGCTACCGGGTCGCCGTGGCGGCGCCGGCGCACGGGGGGCGGCCCCTCTGTTGCGGGCGCACCTATCTCGCCTCGGGCATGGTGGAAGAAGCCCGCGCGGAGGCGCAGCGGTTGATCGCAGCGCTTCAGCCCTTCGTCGCGCGGGGCGTCCCGGTCGTGGGCCTGGAGCCTTCGTGCCTCCTCACCTTGCGGGACGAGCTGCCGGCCATGCTCCCCGGGCTCGAGGCGCAAGCCCTCTCCCGCCGGGCGCTCCTGTTCGAGGAGTTTCTCGTGGAGGCGCGGGATGCGGGCCGGCTCGAGCTTTCCCTCGGCTCCCTGCAGGCTTCCCGAGTCCTGGTGCACGGCCACTGCCACCAGAAGGCCTTCGGGGCGTTCTCCTCGGTGGTGCAGGCGCTGCGGATGATCCCGGGACTGCAAGTCGAAACCATCGAGTCCTCCTGCTGCGGCATGGCCGGCGCCTTCGGCTTCGACGCGGCCTACTATGACGTGTCCATGAAGATGGCGGAGCTGTCGCTGCTGCCCGCGGTGCGCGCCGCCGGGCCCGAGGCGCTCCTGGTCGCCGACGGCACGAGCTGTCGCCACCAGATCCGGGACGGCGCGGGGCGCACCGCGCTGCATGCCGCGCGGGTGCTGGAGCAGGCGCTGCTCGCTCCTCAGCCCTAG
- a CDS encoding C4-dicarboxylate ABC transporter substrate-binding protein, translating to MKYLRLLIVLFAFAALAPAPVRAEPVELKFGHVGEPGSLFALSAEEFAQRANARLGGKYKVVVYGSSQLGGDKELLQKLKLGTVDFALPSTVMSSEVDAFGVFEMPYLVKDREHMKRIEKEVFWPLLAPLAEKKGLKIIAVWENGYRHITNNKRPIQKPEDLQGIKLRVPEGKWRVKMFQAYGANPSPMKFSEVFTALQTGVMDGQENPFAQIYSAKFQEVQKYLSLTGHVYTPAYVTVGFKKWNQLPEDVRKVLEETARETQSFVYQTAERFDTELLEKLKAAGMQVNTPDKDAFIAASKSVYEEFGKEVQGAKEMIDRAIALGKR from the coding sequence ATGAAGTACTTACGGCTGCTGATCGTTTTGTTCGCCTTCGCCGCCCTGGCCCCCGCGCCGGTGCGGGCGGAGCCGGTGGAGCTCAAGTTCGGCCACGTGGGCGAGCCGGGCTCCCTTTTCGCCCTTTCCGCCGAGGAGTTCGCCCAGCGCGCCAACGCCCGGCTGGGCGGCAAGTACAAGGTGGTGGTGTACGGCTCCAGCCAGCTCGGTGGCGACAAGGAGCTGCTGCAGAAGCTCAAGCTGGGGACGGTGGATTTCGCCCTTCCCTCCACCGTGATGTCCTCGGAGGTGGACGCCTTCGGCGTCTTCGAGATGCCCTACCTGGTGAAGGACCGGGAGCACATGAAGCGCATCGAGAAGGAGGTATTCTGGCCCTTGCTCGCGCCCCTGGCGGAGAAGAAGGGGCTCAAGATCATCGCCGTGTGGGAGAACGGCTACCGCCACATCACCAACAACAAGCGGCCTATCCAGAAGCCCGAAGACCTGCAGGGCATTAAGCTGCGGGTGCCGGAGGGCAAATGGCGGGTGAAGATGTTCCAGGCCTACGGGGCGAATCCTAGCCCGATGAAGTTCTCCGAGGTGTTCACGGCCTTGCAGACCGGGGTCATGGACGGCCAGGAAAACCCCTTTGCTCAGATTTACAGCGCCAAGTTCCAGGAGGTGCAGAAATACCTCTCCCTCACCGGTCACGTGTACACCCCGGCCTACGTGACTGTGGGGTTCAAGAAATGGAACCAGTTGCCCGAAGACGTGCGCAAGGTGCTGGAGGAGACGGCCAGGGAGACCCAGTCCTTCGTCTACCAGACCGCCGAGCGCTTCGACACCGAGCTGCTGGAGAAGCTCAAAGCCGCCGGCATGCAGGTGAACACCCCTGACAAGGACGCCTTCATCGCCGCCAGCAAGTCCGTCTACGAGGAGTTCGGCAAGGAGGTGCAGGGCGCCAAGGAGATGATCGACCGCGCCATCGCGCTCGGCAAGCGCTGA
- a CDS encoding serine--glyoxylate aminotransferase: MRYPSGRHFLQIPGPTNVPDRVLRAIDRPTIDHRGPEFGRLGREVLSEIRHIFKTRNPVIIYPASGTGAWEAALVNTLSPGDRVLMFETGHFATLWHRMATRLGLQAEFVPGDWRHGVDPALVEAKLAEDKVRTIKAVCVVHNETSTGVTSRIGEIRQAIDRTGHPALFMVDTISSLASIDYRMDEWGVDVTVAGSQKGLMLPPGLSFNAVSEKALAASRHARLPKSFWGWEEMLEANKTGYFPYTPATNLLYGLREAIAMLLEEGLENVFARHDRHAEATRRAVRAWGLEVLCLNPAEYSSSLTAVLMPDGHGADQLRQVILEAFDMSLGSGLGKLQGKVFRIGHLGSFNDLMLAGTLSGVEMGLGLAGVPHRKGGVQAALDYLAQQTAGAVKRDARSAA; the protein is encoded by the coding sequence ATGCGTTATCCCAGCGGCCGTCATTTTCTGCAGATTCCGGGGCCCACCAATGTCCCCGATCGGGTGCTGCGCGCCATCGATCGGCCCACCATCGATCACCGGGGGCCCGAGTTCGGGCGCCTGGGCCGCGAAGTCCTCTCCGAAATTCGCCACATCTTCAAGACCCGCAACCCGGTGATCATCTACCCGGCGTCGGGCACCGGCGCGTGGGAGGCGGCGCTCGTGAACACCCTGTCGCCGGGGGACCGGGTCCTCATGTTCGAGACCGGCCACTTCGCGACGCTGTGGCACCGCATGGCCACCCGCCTGGGCTTGCAAGCCGAATTCGTGCCCGGGGACTGGCGCCACGGGGTGGACCCGGCCCTGGTGGAAGCAAAGCTCGCCGAGGACAAGGTTCGCACCATCAAGGCGGTGTGCGTGGTGCACAACGAGACCTCCACGGGAGTGACCAGCCGTATCGGCGAGATCCGCCAGGCCATCGACCGGACGGGCCATCCTGCCCTCTTCATGGTGGATACCATCTCCTCCCTCGCCTCTATCGACTACCGCATGGACGAGTGGGGGGTGGACGTGACCGTGGCGGGCTCCCAGAAGGGTCTGATGTTGCCGCCGGGCCTGTCGTTCAACGCCGTCAGCGAAAAGGCCCTGGCCGCGTCCCGCCACGCCCGCCTGCCCAAGTCGTTCTGGGGCTGGGAGGAGATGCTGGAGGCCAACAAGACCGGCTATTTCCCCTACACGCCGGCCACCAACCTGCTCTATGGCCTGCGGGAGGCCATTGCCATGCTGCTGGAGGAAGGGCTGGAGAACGTGTTCGCCCGCCACGACCGGCACGCGGAAGCGACCCGGCGCGCCGTGCGGGCCTGGGGCCTGGAGGTGCTGTGCTTGAACCCGGCGGAATACAGCAGCTCCCTCACCGCGGTCTTGATGCCCGATGGGCATGGCGCGGACCAACTGCGCCAGGTGATCCTCGAGGCCTTCGACATGTCCCTGGGCAGCGGCCTGGGCAAGCTCCAAGGCAAGGTGTTTCGCATCGGCCACCTGGGCAGCTTCAACGATCTCATGCTGGCGGGCACCCTCTCCGGCGTGGAGATGGGGCTCGGGCTGGCGGGCGTGCCCCACCGGAAGGGCGGCGTGCAGGCGGCCCTGGACTACCTGGCGCAGCAGACAGCGGGGGCCGTCAAACGGGACGCGCGCAGCGCCGCCTAA